Proteins encoded within one genomic window of Rhododendron vialii isolate Sample 1 chromosome 1a, ASM3025357v1:
- the LOC131323449 gene encoding probable E3 ubiquitin-protein ligase XBOS32 isoform X1, translated as MRFLSLVGNSFGCSASGERLVSAARDGDFQEAKALLEYNPRLARYSTFGVRNSPLHYSAAQGHHEIVSLLLESGVDINLRNYRGQTALMQACQYGHWEVVQTLILFKANIHRADYINGGTALHLAALNGHSRCIRLLLTDYIPSIPNAWNILSKMSENESSVSEFDESALHEIINRPADGGITALHMAALNGHVETVQLLLDLGASVSEVTVEDGTTIDLIAGAGSTALHYAACGGNAQCCQILVAKGSSLSTENANGWTPLMVARSWNRDGLEEILSSELEEQSQLLPSPYICLPLMSIVKIARECGWRDSDNNPVCLDPCVVCLERKCTVAVEGCDHEFCTSCALYLCSTNSSSTSVHGPPGSIPCPLCRHGIVSFVKLPGTGPLYKENSARTSLSLTFCSCSTEGMERNSMETPFCKPDFHCTRISPLGSSFRSLSCQSFPSVKLSPSLCMGAPDTNPCLVRRSRCLRPGFRRSTSDGESRRSWFCSLNQYVATGSGC; from the exons ATGAGATTTCTGAGTTTGGTGGGCAATTCCTTTGGATGTTCGGCGTCCGGAGAGCGGCTGGTTTCCGCGGCTAGAGATGGAGATTTTCAAGAAGCTAAAGCTCTACTGGAGTACAATCCCCGTCTAGCTAGGTATTCAACTTTCGGAGTTCGAAATTCGCCCCTCCATTACTCTGCAGCTCAAGGCCACCATGAG aTTGTCTCGTTGTTGCTTGAATCAGGGGTTGATATTAATCTCAGGAATTATCGTGGGCAG ACTGCTTTGATGCAAGCTTGTCAATATGGTCACTGGGAGGTTGTTCAGACTCTAATTCTCTTCAAAGCAAAT ATCCACAGAGCGGACTATATCAATGGAGGTACTGCACTTCACTTGGCTGCTTTGAATGGACATTCGCGATGCATTCGGCTTCTCCTTACAGATTATATTCCTAGCATTCCTAATGCTTGGAATATCTTGAGTAAAATGTCAGAAAATGAAAGTTCCGTTTCAGAATTTGATGAAAG TGCACTCCATGAGATAATAAATAGACCAGCTGATGGAGGCATCACTGCCCTTCATATGGCTGCATTGAATGGGCATGTGGAAACTGTGCAATTACTCCTTGACCTAGGAGCTTCTGTTTCTGAGGTCACAGTGGAAGATGGAACTACGATTGATTTAATTG CAGGTGCAGGGAGCACGGCCCTTCATTATGCTGCATGTGGTGGAAATGCACAATGTTGTCAA ATTTTGGTCGCCAAGGGTTCCAGTCTAAGTACGGAAAATGCAAATGG ATGGACTCCCTTGATGGTTGCTCGCTCATGGAATAGAGATGGCCTTGAGGAAATTCTTAGCTCCGAGCTAGAAGAGCAGTCTCAACTTCTTCCATCACCGTATATATGTCTTCCCCTTATGAGCATTGTCAAAATTGCTAG AGAATGCGGATGGAGGGACAGCGATAACAATCCTGTATGCCTAGACCCTTGTGttgtttgtttggaaagaaaatgCACGGTAGCGGTCGAAG GTTGCGATCATGAGTTCTGTACAAGTTGTGCCCTATACCTCTGTTCTACTAACAGCTCCTCAACTTCGGTCCACGGTCCACCGGGGTCAATCCCATGCCCTCTCTGCCGCCACGGAATCGTATCATTCGTCAAGCTCCCAGGCACCGGCCCACTATACAAGGAGAATAGCGCAAGAACAAGTTTGTCCCTAACATTTTGTTCGTGCTCAACCGAGGGTATGGAAAGGAATTCAATGGAAACCCCATTTTGCAAACCCGATTTCCACTGCACCCGTATTTCGCCACTCGGGTCTTCTTTCCGGTCCCTGAGTTGCCAGAGTTTTCCCTCAGTGAAGCTCAGCCCGAGCCTTTGTATGGGAGCTCCCGACACGAACCCTTGTTTGGTTCGTAGAAGTAGGTGTTTGAGACCCGGGTTCAGACGTTCAACTTCTGACGGTGAGAGTAGAAGATCATGGTTTTGCTCTCTTAATCAGTACGTAGCAACTGGCAgcggatgctga
- the LOC131323449 gene encoding probable E3 ubiquitin-protein ligase XBOS32 isoform X2, which translates to MRFLSLVGNSFGCSASGERLVSAARDGDFQEAKALLEYNPRLARYSTFGVRNSPLHYSAAQGHHEIVSLLLESGVDINLRNYRGQTALMQACQYGHWEVVQTLILFKANIHRADYINGGTALHLAALNGHSRCIRLLLTDYIPSIPNAWNILSKMSENESSVSEFDESALHEIINRPADGGITALHMAALNGHVETVQLLLDLGASVSEVTVEDGTTIDLIGAGSTALHYAACGGNAQCCQILVAKGSSLSTENANGWTPLMVARSWNRDGLEEILSSELEEQSQLLPSPYICLPLMSIVKIARECGWRDSDNNPVCLDPCVVCLERKCTVAVEGCDHEFCTSCALYLCSTNSSSTSVHGPPGSIPCPLCRHGIVSFVKLPGTGPLYKENSARTSLSLTFCSCSTEGMERNSMETPFCKPDFHCTRISPLGSSFRSLSCQSFPSVKLSPSLCMGAPDTNPCLVRRSRCLRPGFRRSTSDGESRRSWFCSLNQYVATGSGC; encoded by the exons ATGAGATTTCTGAGTTTGGTGGGCAATTCCTTTGGATGTTCGGCGTCCGGAGAGCGGCTGGTTTCCGCGGCTAGAGATGGAGATTTTCAAGAAGCTAAAGCTCTACTGGAGTACAATCCCCGTCTAGCTAGGTATTCAACTTTCGGAGTTCGAAATTCGCCCCTCCATTACTCTGCAGCTCAAGGCCACCATGAG aTTGTCTCGTTGTTGCTTGAATCAGGGGTTGATATTAATCTCAGGAATTATCGTGGGCAG ACTGCTTTGATGCAAGCTTGTCAATATGGTCACTGGGAGGTTGTTCAGACTCTAATTCTCTTCAAAGCAAAT ATCCACAGAGCGGACTATATCAATGGAGGTACTGCACTTCACTTGGCTGCTTTGAATGGACATTCGCGATGCATTCGGCTTCTCCTTACAGATTATATTCCTAGCATTCCTAATGCTTGGAATATCTTGAGTAAAATGTCAGAAAATGAAAGTTCCGTTTCAGAATTTGATGAAAG TGCACTCCATGAGATAATAAATAGACCAGCTGATGGAGGCATCACTGCCCTTCATATGGCTGCATTGAATGGGCATGTGGAAACTGTGCAATTACTCCTTGACCTAGGAGCTTCTGTTTCTGAGGTCACAGTGGAAGATGGAACTACGATTGATTTAATTG GTGCAGGGAGCACGGCCCTTCATTATGCTGCATGTGGTGGAAATGCACAATGTTGTCAA ATTTTGGTCGCCAAGGGTTCCAGTCTAAGTACGGAAAATGCAAATGG ATGGACTCCCTTGATGGTTGCTCGCTCATGGAATAGAGATGGCCTTGAGGAAATTCTTAGCTCCGAGCTAGAAGAGCAGTCTCAACTTCTTCCATCACCGTATATATGTCTTCCCCTTATGAGCATTGTCAAAATTGCTAG AGAATGCGGATGGAGGGACAGCGATAACAATCCTGTATGCCTAGACCCTTGTGttgtttgtttggaaagaaaatgCACGGTAGCGGTCGAAG GTTGCGATCATGAGTTCTGTACAAGTTGTGCCCTATACCTCTGTTCTACTAACAGCTCCTCAACTTCGGTCCACGGTCCACCGGGGTCAATCCCATGCCCTCTCTGCCGCCACGGAATCGTATCATTCGTCAAGCTCCCAGGCACCGGCCCACTATACAAGGAGAATAGCGCAAGAACAAGTTTGTCCCTAACATTTTGTTCGTGCTCAACCGAGGGTATGGAAAGGAATTCAATGGAAACCCCATTTTGCAAACCCGATTTCCACTGCACCCGTATTTCGCCACTCGGGTCTTCTTTCCGGTCCCTGAGTTGCCAGAGTTTTCCCTCAGTGAAGCTCAGCCCGAGCCTTTGTATGGGAGCTCCCGACACGAACCCTTGTTTGGTTCGTAGAAGTAGGTGTTTGAGACCCGGGTTCAGACGTTCAACTTCTGACGGTGAGAGTAGAAGATCATGGTTTTGCTCTCTTAATCAGTACGTAGCAACTGGCAgcggatgctga